In one Leishmania panamensis strain MHOM/PA/94/PSC-1 chromosome 14 sequence genomic region, the following are encoded:
- a CDS encoding hypothetical protein (TriTrypDB/GeneDB-style sysID: LpmP.14.0780~partially sequenced multicopy gene), which yields MDLDAFLNKNNKKNSKKVAKKKSADDAALGGFGLETVPRVSIAAAKPITVANTGGSEASAPASSTSPLPAPEKTAVAPVIAVSLNFASTTRSVKTWDAAKVMHDSKRQEEVQRASEQKAKEEAEATGKKNAAEGDDSEEQSPESSPKEAKVVKFVARGHRNATGTIGGGEGGTTAGGRVALRTQGLSLENLPTLEETFGNARKQSQSPSQQQQQPVTSLPSKEQSGESAPAAAPQEAFSSSPTSTTASAAGNKYVPPTKSSTTMESSPTLSSSPTAAHSSTGAYRPPASGSVSAGVYRPPSSSSGAYKPPSAGVYRPPNASAGEAYKPPAQSTPSSGTDPYKPPTASDTSASAYRPPTSTGEAYKPPVPTTAAP from the coding sequence ATGGACCTTGACGCCTTCCTCAACAAGAACAACAAGAAGAACTCTAAGAAGGTGGCCAAGAAAAAGTCAGCAGATGACGCGGCTCTTGGCGGCTTTGGACTCGAGACGGTGCCGCGGGTGAGCATCGCCGCGGCGAAGCCCATTACAGTCGCGAACACTGGTGGCAGCGAAGCCTCAGCGCCTGCTAGCAGCACATCGCCTCTTCCAGCCCCTGAGAAGACTGCCGTTGCGCCAGTGATTGCTGTGAGCCTCAACTTCGCCAGCACTACGCGCAGCGTCAAGACGTGGGATGCAGCGAAGGTGATGCACGACTCGAAGCGTCAGGAAGAAGTGCAGAGAGCGTCGGAGCAGAAGGCCAAGGAGGAAGCCGAGGCAACGGGAAAGAAGAACGCGGCTGAGGGCGACGACAGTGAAGAACAGTCGCCCGAGAGCTCACCGAAGGAAGCCAAGGTGGTGAAGTTTGTGGCACGCGGTCACCGCAATGCAACCGGCACGATCGGTGGCGGAGAGGGCGGCACCACTGCGGGCGGCCGTgttgcgctgcgcacgcagggACTGAGCCTGGAGAATCTACCGACCCTCGAGGAGACCTTTGGCAACGCACGCAAGCAGTCGCAGTCGCcgtctcagcagcagcagcagccggtcACTTCGTTGCCTTCTAAGGAACAGAGCGGCGAGTCCGCTCCGGCGGCGGCTCCACAGGAGGCCTTCAGCTCGTCTCCGACTTCCACCACGGCGTCGGCGGCCGGCAACAAGTACGTCCCGCCAAccaagagcagcaccacgaTGGAGTCCTCGCCGACTCTGTCGTCATCGCCGACAgccgcgcacagcagcaccggcgcgTACAGACCGCCGGCGTCTGGCAGCGTCTCTGCTGGCGTTTACCGTCCTccttccagcagcagcggcgcgtacAAGCCACCCAGTGCCGGTGTCTACAGGCCACCGAACGCGTCTGCTGGTGAGGCGTACAAGCCACCGGCGCAGAGTACTCCCAGCAGCGGTACTGATCCATACAAGCCCCCCACCGCCAGTGACACGTCTGCCAGCGCGTACCGGCCGCCGACCTCGACCGGTGAGGCATACAAACCTCCGGTGCCAACCACCGCAGCTCCAT
- a CDS encoding protein kinase, putative (TriTrypDB/GeneDB-style sysID: LpmP.14.0810), producing MPPPPSASGAAASAPAGSASPSQKPQGSTSGAVALASATSAPLLRPNGEERPTVALSQNIMSVYEAINTLFYRERQLLLTAPAKYAARKYEDVSGHYLPYPGEEIAERYVVKAVIGKGSFGTVLHCIDQKYNEAVALKVIRSGPYFESQGWFEAQVVAHLNNDPALQNLVVQLRKVFLWKGHMVLVFEPLSFSLYRLITLTKYNGVSLDLTRKFAYQMIKVLLVLEQHQPPIIHCDLKPENVLLRDPSRSEVRVIDFGSACYQQQPKWNPPPAQVVLPSTSPSSCSGPPWDSIEGASCGVKPAPATGDGGGGAPQSPTTASVNAALTSGVAAPIAEEPGTAEKTGDSAPTAAAAAAAVTGGGEGVDIIMPKYIQSRYYRSPEVILELGYTTAIDRWSLGCFLVEMHTGVPLFPGKNEGDMVAYFTSVLGPLPDYMIAASPKRTQLYYTCPLDPATANSSAGEATHSAGADPVGDAPPGLTPMSSAPGHATGSPFFLRAPQVEGEGATAAAAVTGNDSNSPPLSLEEILGVHKGGPRGCRAGQPGHDEAAYEVFCDFIHKLLQYDPRKRVSCQQAIQHPFLEPIRALKSRSVATQSAVTDTVCGNAEAASAPPPLLTAPQQ from the coding sequence atgccaccaccgccgtcggcatccggcgccgcagcctcAGCGCCAGCAGGATCAGCGTCACCTTCGCAGAAACCGCAAGGCTCCACGAGCGGCGCCGTTGCGCTCGCCTCTGCCACCAGTGCACCACTTCTGCGGCCCAACGGCGAGGAGCGGCCGACAGTGGCGCTCTCCCAGAACATCATGTCCGTCTACGAAGCCATCAACACCCTCTTCTACCGggagcgccagctgctgctgacggccCCCGCCAAGTACGCGGCGCGCAAGTACGAGGATGTCTCGGGGCACTACCTGCCGTACCCGGGCGAGGAAATTGCGGAACGGTACGTGGTGAAGGCGGTCATCGGCAAGGGCAGCTTCGGCACCGTGCTCCACTGCATCGACCAAAAGTACAACGAGGCTGTCGCCCTCAAAGTCATCCGCAGCGGTCCCTACTTTGAGAGTCAGGGCTGGTTtgaggcgcaggtggtggcgcaccTAAACAACGACCCGGCGCTGCAGAACCTCGTCGTGCAGCTGCGTAAGGTGTTCTTGTGGAAAGGTCATATGGTGCTGGTCTTTGAGCCGCTCAGCTTTAGTCTCTACCGTCTCATCACGTTGACCAAGTACAACGGCGTCAGCCTCGACCTCACACGCAAGTTTGCCTACCAGATGAtcaaggtgctgctggtgctagAACAGCACCAGCCACCCATCATACACTGCGATCTGAAGCCGGAGAATGTGCTACTGCGCGACCCGAGCCGCAGCGAGGTGCGCGTGATCGACTTTGGCTCCGCGTgctaccagcagcagccaaagTGGAACCCTCCACCGGCGCAAGTGGTGCTCCCCTCGACGtcgccgagcagctgctcaggGCCGCCGTGGGATTCGATTGAAGGCGCCAGTTGCGGGGTCAAGCCCGCCCCAGCCaccggcgacggtggcggtggcgcgccgcAGTCACCGACCACTGCATCTGTCAACGCGGCGCTGACAAGCGGCGTCGCGGCACCAATAGCTGAGGAGCCAGGAACGGCGGAGAAGACCGGTGATTCGGCgcccacggctgctgctgctgctgctgccgttactggcggtggtgagggtGTGGACATCATCATGCCCAAGTACATCCAGTCACGCTACTACCGAAGCCCGGAGGTCATCCTGGAGCTTGGTTACACGACAGCGATTGACCGCTGGTCCCTAGGCTGCTTCCTTGTGGAGATGCACACGGGAgtgcccctcttccccgGCAAAAATGAGGGGGACATGGTGGCGTACTTCACTTCCGTCCTCGGCCCGCTTCCGGACTACATGATCGCAGCAAGCCCTAAGCGGACGCAGCTATATTATACGTGTCCTTTAGAtcccgccaccgccaacagcagcgctggcgaggCGACTcacagcgccggcgctgaTCCAGTAGGGGATGCCCCACCGGGACTCACTCCAATGTCCAGCGCACCGGGTCACGCCACAGgctcccctttctttctgcGAGCCCCGCAAGTTGAGGGCGAGGGCGCaacggccgctgctgctgtgactgGCAATGACAGTAATAGTCCGCCACTCTCTCTTGAAGAAATTCTTGGTGTGCACAAGGGCGGCCCACGCGGCTGTCGCGCAGGCCAGCCGGGACACGACGAGGCCGCCTACGAAGTATTTTGCGACTTCATCCACAAACTGCTCCAGTACGACCCACGGAAGCGCGTGAGTTGCCAGCAGGCGATCCAGCACCCTTTTCTAGAACCAATCCGGGCACTAAAATCTCGTTCCGTGGCGACACAGTCGGCAGTCACGGATACCGTGTGCGGTAACGCGGAAGCGGCTAGTGCGCCACCTCCCCTATTGACAGCGCCTCAGCAATAG
- a CDS encoding SNF2 family helicase-like protein (TriTrypDB/GeneDB-style sysID: LpmP.14.0820), protein MADDLALLQQQLGVFQDEEEMRIDVAARVVAQSSRAAFEDEERLKKSWNELEKAEHVVNELQLELNEAQLAAAQESSGLLGDAQQSKSVDPTTSSIRRVSDIRFQLHSAERALQRADAALRQTQKEVDRRQAARLAEAKQLEREEAEAERASVVTRPAAHPKAADAAAAVRVKRATGRPVPLASSASTALPCTNTSVNGGTLAGGSLAVPSPIVTTTRVLYRVPNHLKGITHSDYSGGAVLPSLGRVQVTRADIRSKQRRYQDDSEMVHYVERITKRQRLEAVANHQRRLAAVSNRVDTPSQTLSVSIAEPAEAQVKTEGERDSQVHQVKQEPGVGDAAGGATSAAAGAPKTLVATKEAEVGEYGCRLPEARVKVETDSQKVVNEVIDVDALMEDDDDAAVAAVVTRVSTQLTDGYTHCSRTATSFMSQNSQQQQQRQRGRTGSVSSTAISESEEFVLEMEEVTLLPQARMDAAIYNRLLDYQQEGLLWLLALHSRRSGGILGDEMGLGKTIQVAAMINALHHSCMLHGPVLIVAPMTVLRQWLAELHRWAPYVRSCVMHESSGSDVTREWLLQSVQGTPAVIITTYAAMRIHLELLLRTGFQYVILDEGHKVSNPEAGATLAAKSFTTPHRLILSGSPIQNSLKELWCLFDFVRPGLLGTMSRFIDEFETPIAQSRNACASPLSQATAVECAKALQAHIAPYLLRRLKRQVNTSLPPKYERVLRVPLTDEQLDHYLQVLCSPVVQRLFAQMGMCGSPNGGLDRDGRDCTGSLHVAGPRVNMASRRYNSSLRLASFRLMNQLRQICNHADIYAMQQGADEEDRMMLGRHGAATKSSASATRSGQHRSFRSNNLVNLLGSGKLNALLMMLKEWQLFGHRVLIFSQTRMMLDIIENMCEQHAYRYIRMDGETNGHHRQELMDRFNEDDSIFVALLTTRVGGIGVNLIGADRVVIFDPDWNPITDVQARERAWRIGQKREVCVYRLITSGSVEEAILRRQLAKMYVTDKVLKDPELQRFFHRQDNFMESLLLGSEYESRVPVDKRYLLTAHHLHSASAGGRGGARSRDGHAAPWEYGNAVPGVDSDGSEDGIDIAESGSGNDAGSTEKQLKKERTFGILVPIKDGGGSDEVGTGRDDTRKTDGDDDDLVGILGVGNENKKTNKKVCCETQMLQDLIDRQDVSVAGHDRVAYRLARKKAEDMMRRVSSSGALTTEAMQEQQRQYSLLHAIGEKKAKEATDREEKGRYYREEMAAARKRRHE, encoded by the coding sequence ATGGCTGACGATttggcgctgttgcagcaACAGCTCGGCGTCTTCCAagatgaggaagagatgcgcatagacgtggcggcgcgcgtAGTCGCTCAGTCCTCGCGAGCAGCATTCGAAGACGAGGAGCGGCTCAAGAAGAGCTGGAACGAGCTAGAAAAGGCGGAGCATGTTGTGAACGAGCTACAACTCGAGTTGAACGAGGCGCAGTTGGCGGCTGCGCAAGAATCGTCCGGGTTGCTGGGTGATGCGCAGCAGAGCAAGTCAGTCGACCCGACGACGTCGTCAATACGGCGGGTGTCTGACATTCGCTTCCAACTCCATTCAGCGGAGCGCGCGCTCcagcgcgccgacgcagcactTCGGCAGACTCAAAAAGAGGTCGACCGGCGTCAGGCTGCGCGACTTGCCGAAGCGAAACAGCTCgagcgagaggaagcagAGGCAGAGCGTGCGTCAGTCGTGACCCGACCTGCAGCGCATCCGAAGGCAgccgacgccgcagcagctgtgcgtgtAAAGCGCGCCACAGGTCGACCGGTTCCTCTCGCGTCATCGGCCTCCACTGCGCTCCCGTGCACAAATACAAGTGTAAATGGCGGCACGCTGGCGGGAGGCAGCCTGGCGGTGCCATCGCCGATCGTCACAACGACGCGCGTGTTGTATCGAGTGCCGAATCACCTGAAGGGTATCACGCATAGCGACTATagcggtggcgcagtgcTTCCCTCGCTGGGCCGGGTGCAAGTAACGCGTGCGGACATCCGTtcgaagcagcgccgctaccAGGACGACTCGGAAATGGTGCACTACGTTGAACGCATCACCAAACGACAGCGactggaggcggtggcaaATCATCAGCGTCGGCTGGCAGCTGTGAGCAACCGCGTTGACACGCCTTCGCAGACACTGTCGGTCTCCATCGCAGAGCCAGCCGAGGCGCAAGTGAAGACGGAAGGTGAGCGAGACAGTCAGGTGCATCAAGTGAAGCAAGAGCCTGGCgtcggcgacgctgccgggGGAGCCAcgtcagcagccgcaggcgCACCCAAAACTCTCGTCGCCACGAAAGAGGCTGAGGTCGGCGAGTATGGTTGTCGCCTCCCGGAGGCACGAGTGAAGGTGGAGACAGACTCACAGAAAGTTGTGAACGAAGTAATCGATGTGGACGCACTCAtggaagacgacgacgacgcggcggtggcggcggtggtgaccCGGGTCTCCACCCAGCTCACTGATGGCTACACTCACTGTAGCAGGACAGCCACATCGTTCATGTCACAgaactcgcagcagcagcagcagcggcagcgggggcgcACCGGCTCTGTATCCTCGACGGCCATCTCAGAGAGCGAGGAATTCGTAttggagatggaggaggtgacgctgctgccccagGCGCGCATGGATGCCGCCATCTACAATCGCCTACTAGACTACCAACAAGAGGGGCTTCTATGGCTTCTCGCCCTGCACTCCCGCCGCTCCGGTGGTATTCTCGGTGATGAGATGGGCCTCGGCAAGACGATCCAGGTGGCGGCGATGATCAATGCTCTGCACCACTCGTGTATGCTGCATGGGCCGGTGCTGATTGTGGCACCGATGACGGTGCTTCGTCAGTggctggcggagctgcaccgctggGCCCCCTACGTACGCTCTTGCGTCATgcacgagagcagcggcagcgacgttACGCGCgagtggctgctgcagtcAGTTCAAGGGACACCAGCCGTGATCATCACCACGTACGCAGCGATGCGCATACacctcgagctgctgctacgcACGGGCTTCCAGTACGTCATCCTTGACGAGGGACACAAAGTTAGCAACCCGGAGGCTGGAGCGACACTCGCAGCGAAGTCCTTTACGACTCCGCACCGCTTGATTTTAAGCGGCAGTCCCATCCAGAACTCGCTGAAGGAGTTGTGGTGTTTGTTTGACTTTGTGCGACCCGGCCTGCTCGGCACGATGAGTCGTTTTATTGACGAGTTCGAGACGCCCATCGCGCAAAGCCGCAACGCGTGCGCGAGTCCGCTGTCTCAGGCAACCGCCGTTGAGTGTgccaaggcgctgcaggcgcacatCGCCCCGTACCTGCTTCGCCGGCTAAAGCGTCAGGTGAACACGTCTCTGCCGCCCAAGTATGAGCGTGTTCTGCGCGTGCCGCTCACGGACGAGCAGCTCGACCACTACCTGCAGGTGCTGTGCTCACCAGTGGTGCAACGGCTTTTTGCGCAGATGGGGATGTGCGGCTCGCCCAACGGTGGCCTCGACCGGGACGGACGTGATTGCACCGGCTCCCTGCATGTGGCAGGGCCTCGGGTGAACATGGCGTCTCGTCGCTACAACAGCAGCCTGCGGCTGGCGTCGTTCCGCCTCATGAACCAACTGCGGCAAATCTGTAACCACGCTGACATCTACGCAATGCAGCAAGGGGCAGATGAGGAAGACCGCATGATGCTTGGTCGTCATGGTGCGGCGACGAAGTCATCTGCTTCGGCAACACGATCTGGCCAGCATCGCTCCTTCCGCAGCAACAACCTGGTCAacctcctcggcagcgggAAGCTAAACGCCCTACTCATGATGCTGAAGGAGTGGCAGTTGTTTGGTCACCGCGTCCTCATCTTCTCGCAGACTCGCATGATGCTCGACATTATCGAGAACATgtgcgagcagcacgccTACCGCTACATCCGAATGGATGGTGAGACAAACGGCCACCATCGCCAGGAACTGATGGACCGCTTCAACGAAGATGACTCCATCTTTGTCGCCTTGCTAACGACGCGCGTTGGGGGCATTGGCGTCAATCTCATCGGCGCTGATCGCGTCGTTATCTTCGACCCGGACTGGAACCCGATCACAGATGTGCAGGCGCGTGAGAGGGCCTGGCGTATTGgccagaagagagaggtgtgcgtTTACCGCCTTATCACGAGTggcagcgtggaggaggcgatcCTGCGGCGGCAACTCGCGAAGATGTACGTGACAGACAAGGTGTTGAAGGAtccggagctgcagcgcttcttTCACAGGCAAGACAACTTCATGGAAAGCCTCCTGCTCGGTTCCGAGTACGAGAGCCGTGTGCCGGTGGACAAGCGGTACTTACTGACAGCGCATCACTTGCATAGCGCCTCGgctggcggccgcggcggcgcgcgtAGTCGTGACGGGCACGCGGCACCGTGGGAGTACGGCAATGCGGTTCCTGGCGTCGACAGTGACGGGAGTGAGGATGGGATCGACATCGCGGAGAGTGGCAGTGGCAACGACGCGGGAAGCACGGAGAAGCAGCTCAAGAAAGAGCGCACGTTCGGCATACTGGTTCCTATTAAGGATGGAGGCGGTAGTGACGAGGTCGGCACTGGACGCGACGATACGAGGAAGAcagacggcgacgacgacgatctAGTCGGCATCCTCGGCGTAGGCAACGAAAATAAGAAGACTAACAAGAAGGTGTGTTGCGAAACACAGATGCTGCAGGACCTGATAGATCGTCAGGACGTCTCCGTGGCCGGCCATGACCGCGTTGCGTACCGCCTGGCGCgcaagaaggcggaggacatGATGCGACGTGTGTCGTCGTCAGGGGCGCTCACGACGGAAGCGatgcaagagcagcagcggcagtacaGCTTGCTGCACGCGATtggggaaaagaaggcgaaggaggcgacagaccgagaggagaagggacgTTACTATCGTGAAgagatggcagcggcgcggaaGCGTCGGCATGAATAG
- a CDS encoding calpain-like cysteine peptidase, putative (TriTrypDB/GeneDB-style sysID: LpmP.14.0830) encodes MSEIKYENAQPTYSGNTVVKCFKDNGNGLLFRIVNDEEHKWAFYNDTTNYNMVVKVAFGKDSRVEPIGNTTMQRDEESGEFKCELEIAPMVTEMFIEGEPNGFKISFEANPIPKA; translated from the coding sequence ATGTCTGAGATCAAATACGAGAACGCCCAGCCCACCTACTCCGGCAACACCGTCGTGAAGTGCTTCAAGGACAACGGCAACGGTCTGCTGTTCCGCATCGTGAACGATGAGGAGCACAAGTGGGCCTTCTACAACGACACCACAAACTACAACATGGTGGTGAAGGTGGCGTTCGGCAAGGACAGCAGAGTTGAGCCGATCGGCAACACGACTATGCAGAGGGACGAGGAGTCTGGTGAGTTCAAGTGCGAGTTGGAGATCGCGCCGATGGTGACCGAGATGTTCATTGAGGGCGAGCCGAACGGCTTCAAGATCAGCTTCGAGGCGAACCCGATCCCGAAGGCGTGA
- a CDS encoding hypothetical protein (TriTrypDB/GeneDB-style sysID: LpmP.14.0800): MSHSTRPLSGSGVDRRRNSSSGSTSTAIGAAGRDFNSLVVSFYSRSYPSAEVFADDAAEFDLEAINEAVTELANEVSALQEETQVLGAHVQTLQQRRPGGGPGVNILNASASTAIQLDATDTGGSGALSSAVDATVAFLGGDYNISSETQGTSGGGAAETVGGASGTGRRGLSYRRRSLADVEVFMRVDDKATLLLQEMARLRAQEEKMAKEAEGVQEVLVATVEEASRRQQELRLEVLQFEREVRRSGGAEDDMAEAAGITATAHRRSPVREAKGLPVSSAAAATTADELLRYLERRHSTQVSCLDKLEMQCQAAEQDIARARQLVRQRRIAGEAFQAVDMEQLRIEHKQFSERMEAKNNELAELKGTSTRTVQQLNHLMGQLNELAGEQTRLKREAKSRLEYLSRCGKEIVTATAEAAQAESKHLMLKAQQEAVKVPKIEEYMAQKAEEVELEKAVKNLERKVQIAEGQAAVVRQQSRRLQTQRAAALKYANEKRQSRTAAALGATAAAAEAASSQPAVGDARNLVMQRRRQQEQQQQRQSRQQESTSKCDQSATTVPGQPTAAAATASFM; this comes from the coding sequence ATGTCCCATAGCACACGCcccctcagcggcagcggggtcGATCGACGACGGAATAGCAGCTCTGgaagcaccagcaccgccatcggcgccgctggcagGGATTTCAACTCTCTCGTCGTGTCTTTTTACAGTCGATCGTACCCCTCTGCCGAAGTCTTCGCTGATGACGCTGCGGAGTTTGACCTGGAGGCCATCAACGAGGCTGTCACGGAGCTTGCAAACGAGGTGTCAGCACTGCAAGAGGAAACGCAGGTACTTGGTGCCCATGTGCagacactgcagcagcggcgtccgGGCGGTGGCCCCGGTGTGAATATCCTCAACGCCTCAGCATCCACTGCCATTCAACTCGATGCAACCGACACTGGCGGCTCAGGTGCGCTTTCGTCGGCCGTTGATGCCACTGTTGCCTTCCTTGGCGGCGACTACAACATTTCCTCGGAGACTCAAGGCACatctggcggcggcgctgccgagaCTGTCGGCGGCGCGAGCGGGACCGGCCGACGCGGCCTCAGCTACCGTCGCCGCTCGCTCGCTGACGTAGAAGTCTTCATGCGAGTAGACGACAaggccacgctgctgctgcaggagatggCTCGGCTGCGTGCACAGGAAGAAAAGATGgccaaggaggcggagggcgtCCAGGAGGTACTCGTTGCCACCGTCGAGGAAGCAAGTCGACGTCAGCAGGAGCTCCGtctggaggtgctgcagttTGAGCGAGAAGTGAGACGGAGTGGGGGCGCAGAGGACGACATGGCTGAAGCCGCTGgcatcactgccaccgcgcaTCGACGCAGCCCCGTTCGGGAGGCGAAGGGGTTGCCCGTCTCatcagcggctgccgcgacAACCGcagacgagctgctgcgctaccTAGAGCGCCGGCACAGCACTCAAGTGAGCTGCCTCGACAAACTGGAGATGCAGTGCCAGGCGGCGGAGCAAGATATTGCGCGAGCACGGCagctggtgcggcagcgtcgcatCGCTGGTGAAGCGTTCCAAGCTGTAGACATGGAGCAACTGCGCATCGAGCACAAGCAGTTTAGCGAGCGCATGGAGGCCAAGAACAATGAACTGGCGGAGCTAAAGGGCACGTCGACGCGCACCGTCCAGCAGCTGAACCATCTAATGGGCCAACTCAACGAACTGGCGGGCGAGCAGACGCGGCTGAAGCGCGAGGCGAAGAGCCGCTTAGAATACTTGTCGCGCTGTGGGAAGGAAATTGTGACGGCGACCGCAGAGGCCGCGCAGGCGGAGTCGAAGCATCTGATGCTCAAGGCACAGCAGGAGGCCGTCAAGGTACCCAAAATCGAGGAGTACATGGCgcagaaggcggaggaggtggagctcgAGAAGGCGGTGAAGAACTTGGAGCGCAAGGTCCAGATCGCCGAAGGacaggcagcagtggtgcgaCAACAGTCGCGTCGGCTACAGACGCAACGGGCTGCTGCCCTTAAATACGCCAATGAGAAGCGCCAGAGTCGCACTGCCGCGGCGTTGGGggccacagccgcagccgcagaggcaGCGTCATCACAGCCTGCAGTAGGGGATGCGCGTAACCTAGTAATGCAGCGCCGACGACAGCaggaacagcaacagcagcggcaatcGCGGCAACAGGAGAGCACCAGCAAGTGCGACCAAAGTGCTACAACGGTACCGGGCCAgccgacggcagcagcggcgactgcgTCATTCATGTAA